One genomic window of Nicotiana sylvestris chromosome 10, ASM39365v2, whole genome shotgun sequence includes the following:
- the LOC104229578 gene encoding uncharacterized protein isoform X2, whose amino-acid sequence MAGSGGNPSSGEKSHQAPKILLAKPGLVSAGKFNRGGPDDPDSNAHRPRFGSLNLLSDTWDFHSDRFLPFLTDNTDFTVVGVIGPPGVGKSTIMNEIYGFDATSPGVLPPFAIETEETRALSKHCTVGIEPRVSAERIILLDTQPVFSPSVLAEMIRPDGSSIVPIISGESLSAELAHELMSIQLGVLLASICHIILVVSEGVHDASMWRLMSTVDLLKHGIPDPSSLTLSHPQSSEKESREKILDSGEEYMADPVFVHTKNKDESLKPQYESHISALWNLRDQVLSMRGPSFSRTVSERDWLKNSAKIWEIVKNSPIMMDYCRTLQSSGMVRR is encoded by the exons ATGGCGGGCAGTGGTGGAAACCCTAGTTCGGGCGAGAAGTCTCATCAAGCTCCAAAAATCCTATTAGCGAAGCCTGGACTTGTTAGCGCCGGCAAATTCAACCGCGGCGGCCCTGACGACCCTGATTCTAATGCTCACCGCCCACGCTTTGGTTCTCTTAATCTTCTCTCTGATACCTGGGATTTCCACAGTGATCGTTTTCTCCCG TTTCTAACGGATAATACGGACTTTACAGTGGTGGGTGTGATTGGTCCTCCAGGGGTTGGGAAGTCCACTATAATGAACGAAATATATGGTTTTGATGCTACCTCCCCTG GAGTGCTTCCTCCCTTTGCTATAGAAACAGAAGAAACAAGGGCTCTGTCGAAACATTGTACAGTTGGCATTGAACCGCGGGTTTCTGCTGAACGGATTATACTGCTTGATACTCAG CCTGTTTTTAGCCCTTCGGTTTTGGCTGAAATGATTAGACCAGATGGCTCATCCATCGTACCCATTATAAGCGGCGAATCTTTATCAGCTGAGCTAGCTCATGAACTGATGAGCATCCAG CTTGGTGTTCTGCTTGCATCCATTTGTCACATCATATTAGTGGTATCAGAAGGAGTCCATGATGCTAGCATGTGGCGACTCATGTCAACG GTTGATTTGCTAAAACATGGCATACCTGATCCATCATCTTTAACCCTTTCCCATCCTCAAAGCTCTGAGAAAGAAAGCAGAGAGAAAATTCTGGACAGTGGAGAAGAGTACATGGCTGATCCAGTTTTTGTGCATACAAA AAATAAAGATGAATCCTTGAAGCCACAGTATGAAAGCCACATTTCAGCATTATGGAATTTGCGGGATCAG GTTTTGTCAATGAGAGGTCCATCTTTCTCAAGGACTGTGTCCGAGCGTGATTGGCTGAAAAATTCTGCCAAGATATGGGAAATTGTTAAGAATTCTCCCATTATGATGGACTACTGTAGAACTCTTCAAAGTTCAGGCATGGTTAGGAGGTAA
- the LOC104229578 gene encoding uncharacterized protein isoform X1 — MAGSGGNPSSGEKSHQAPKILLAKPGLVSAGKFNRGGPDDPDSNAHRPRFGSLNLLSDTWDFHSDRFLPFLTDNTDFTVVGVIGPPGVGKSTIMNEIYGFDATSPGVLPPFAIETEETRALSKHCTVGIEPRVSAERIILLDTQPVFSPSVLAEMIRPDGSSIVPIISGESLSAELAHELMSIQLGVLLASICHIILVVSEGVHDASMWRLMSTVDLLKHGIPDPSSLTLSHPQSSEKESREKILDSGEEYMADPVFVHTKLPTEDLTPCNVVQLKKALTQIFCSLSILRSKNHTTAKESHVSAVPLNSHSADRESEYLKLFLLPSRNKDESLKPQYESHISALWNLRDQVLSMRGPSFSRTVSERDWLKNSAKIWEIVKNSPIMMDYCRTLQSSGMVRR; from the exons ATGGCGGGCAGTGGTGGAAACCCTAGTTCGGGCGAGAAGTCTCATCAAGCTCCAAAAATCCTATTAGCGAAGCCTGGACTTGTTAGCGCCGGCAAATTCAACCGCGGCGGCCCTGACGACCCTGATTCTAATGCTCACCGCCCACGCTTTGGTTCTCTTAATCTTCTCTCTGATACCTGGGATTTCCACAGTGATCGTTTTCTCCCG TTTCTAACGGATAATACGGACTTTACAGTGGTGGGTGTGATTGGTCCTCCAGGGGTTGGGAAGTCCACTATAATGAACGAAATATATGGTTTTGATGCTACCTCCCCTG GAGTGCTTCCTCCCTTTGCTATAGAAACAGAAGAAACAAGGGCTCTGTCGAAACATTGTACAGTTGGCATTGAACCGCGGGTTTCTGCTGAACGGATTATACTGCTTGATACTCAG CCTGTTTTTAGCCCTTCGGTTTTGGCTGAAATGATTAGACCAGATGGCTCATCCATCGTACCCATTATAAGCGGCGAATCTTTATCAGCTGAGCTAGCTCATGAACTGATGAGCATCCAG CTTGGTGTTCTGCTTGCATCCATTTGTCACATCATATTAGTGGTATCAGAAGGAGTCCATGATGCTAGCATGTGGCGACTCATGTCAACG GTTGATTTGCTAAAACATGGCATACCTGATCCATCATCTTTAACCCTTTCCCATCCTCAAAGCTCTGAGAAAGAAAGCAGAGAGAAAATTCTGGACAGTGGAGAAGAGTACATGGCTGATCCAGTTTTTGTGCATACAAA actACCCACTGAAGATCTAACACCATGTAACGTTGTTCAATTGAAGAAGGCACTCACACAAATCTTTTGCTCTTTATCTATTCTGAGATCAAAAAACCACACAACTGCCAAAGAGAGTCATGTTTCTGCTGTTCCTCTCAACTCACATAGTGCTGATCGAGAATCTGAATATTTGAAATTATTTCTACTGCCATCTAGAAATAAAGATGAATCCTTGAAGCCACAGTATGAAAGCCACATTTCAGCATTATGGAATTTGCGGGATCAG GTTTTGTCAATGAGAGGTCCATCTTTCTCAAGGACTGTGTCCGAGCGTGATTGGCTGAAAAATTCTGCCAAGATATGGGAAATTGTTAAGAATTCTCCCATTATGATGGACTACTGTAGAACTCTTCAAAGTTCAGGCATGGTTAGGAGGTAA